From a region of the Takifugu flavidus isolate HTHZ2018 chromosome 20, ASM371156v2, whole genome shotgun sequence genome:
- the brcc3 gene encoding lys-63-specific deubiquitinase BRCC36 encodes MAVSAVHLESDAFLVCMNHALSTEKEEVMGLCIGEVEITRIVHIHSVIILRRSDKRKDRVEISPEQLSAASTEAERLADITGRPMRVVGWYHSHPHITVWPSHVDVRTQAMYQMLDQCFVGLIFSCFIEDKNTKTGRILYTCFQSVQAQKGSEYERVEIPIHVVPRDAIGKACLESAVELPRILCQEEQDTYRKIHSLAHLDSVTKIHNGSVFTKNLCSQMSAVSGPLLQWLEDRLEQNKQSLIQLQREKERLQQELAAL; translated from the coding sequence ATGGCAGTGAGCGCGGTTCACCTGGAGTCAGACGCTTTTCTGGTGTGTATGAATCACGCATTAAGCACAGAAAAGGAAGAGGTGATGGGTTTGTGTATCGGGGAGGTGGAAATCACTCGCATCGTTCACATCCACTCTGTCATCATTCTCCGCCGCTCTGATAAGAGAAAGGACCGAGTGGAGATCTCCCCGGAGCAGCTGTCAGCCGCCTCCACCGAAGCGGAGAGGCTGGCAGACATCACAGGCCGGCCGATGCGGGTGGTGGGCTGGTATCACTCCCACCCTCACATTACCGTGTGGCCCTCTCACGTTGACGTGAGGACCCAGGCCATGTATCAAATGCTGGACCAGTGCTTCGTGGGCCTTATTTTCTCCTGCTTCATCGAGGACAAGAACACGAAGACAGGCCGGATACTGTACACCTGCTTTCAGTCCGTCCAAGCGCAGAAGGGCTCCGAGTACGAGCGGGTGGAGATCCCCATCCACGTCGTCCCCCGCGATGCAATTGGCAAGGCTTGTTTGGAGTCGGCCGTGGAGCTGCCCCGGATTctgtgtcaggaggagcaggataCCTACCGCAAGATCCACAGTCTGGCGCACCTTGACTCTGTTACCAAGATCCACAACGGCTCGGTGTTCACAAAGAACCTGTGCAGCCAGATGTCGGCGGTGAGCGGCCCCCTGCTGCAGTGGCTGGAGGACCGACTGGAGCAGAATAAGCAGAGCTTAATTCAGCTGCAGCGAGAGaaggagaggctgcagcaggagctggctGCTCTGTGA